The DNA sequence GCTCCACGGGCTCCCTGACCTCGTCCTTCGCCCACCGGCGCGCCGACGTCTGATGTGGCACGCCCTGCTGACCTCGGTCAGCCTCACCGTCGCCGCCGCCAGCCTGGCCCTCGGCACCGTCAAGGCGGTCGCGGCCCGCCGCGAACCGGCCCTCGCCCTCAAGCTCACCGCGTCCTCCCTGTTCCACTCGGCGGCGCTCTTCCTGCTCGTCACGCCCGCCGTGTACCGGGCCGTCGGGCACCTCACCGGCGTGCCCCATCTGGCCGCCCTGCTCATCGACTTCGCCGCCCTGCTGCGCGTGGGCCACGCCCATCTCCTGGCCCATCTGTGGCATCCGCCGGACCGCGCGGGACCTCCGCTGCGCCGCACGGTGGGGACCTGGGTGCCGCTGTACGGCGGCACGCTCGTGGTGCTTGCGGCCCTGTTCGCCCTGACCGACCTCGACGGCACCGCCCGCCCGTTGCTCCTGGCCACCGACCACGCGCGGGCCCCTCAGATCGTGGCGCTGCACGTCCTGTACTTCGTCGCCCTGTCGGCGGCCGTGACCGCGACCGTGCTCAAGTGCCGTTCGCTCCTGGCGCTCGGCTCCCCCGGGCTCACGCCCGAACTCGACCGTTCCGTACGGGGCTTCGCGGCGGCCGTCGCGCTCGACCTGGTGCACGCCGTCTGCCTCCTGGTGGCCATGGCGGGCGCCGCGCGCGGCCGTGACCTGGACGCGCTGGCCGAGGGCGCGTGGCTGACCACTGCGGCCAGTGCGCTCGTCGCCCACCACAGCCTCGTACGCCTCTCGGTGCACGCCCGCCGCCAGGAGCGGCGCGACCACTCCGCGCTGCGGCCGCTGTGGCAGACCGTGGTGCGCGCCGACCCCCGCCTCGTGCTCACGCCCGGCCTCGCGTGGGGCGGCTGGGACACGCGGATCGCCCTGTCCCGCAGGCTGGTCGAGATCCGTGACGGAGCCCGCGCCCTCAGGCCGTGGATGACCGCCGCGCCCGCCCACGCCGTGGCGCGCCTCGCCCGCCACGGCGCGTACCCCGGCGTCGACGTGGTCGCGGCGCAGGCGGCCGCCACGATCCTGTACGCCGCCGGGCGGCGCGGCGCCGGGCGGCCGCCCGCCCCCGCCGACTCCGACTTCCCCGGCCTGCCGGGCGAGGACGTCCCCGCGGCCGGGGAACGCGCCCATCTCGTCCTGGTCGCCCGGCACCTCGACCATCCGCTCGTGCGGGAGGCCCTGACGCTGCTGTGCCCGGACGCCCGGGCCATGTGCGGCAGCGGACATCCGTAGGACCCCTCACTACGTCCCTTCGGGGACCGCCGCGTCGAGGAGCGGGCCGAGCTCGGCGACCGCCGCCGTCAGGGCCCGCGGGTCCCGTTCGGCACGGGCGATGAGCAGGGCGCCTTCGAGCGTGCCGATCATGAGGGTCGCGAGCGGCCCGGCGCGCCCGGCGGGCACGCCCATGTCCGTGAGCGCCCCGGCCACCGACCGGGTCCAGCGGTCGAACGCGGCCGCTGCGGCGACCCTGGTGGACTCCGCGGAGCCCCCGCGGTCGACCACGGCCGCGGCGACCGGGCACCCGGTGGCGGCCGGGGCGGACTCCAGCTCGTCGGTCCACTGGCGGACCATCGCGGCGAACAGACCGCTGGGCGAGGGCTTCGCGAGCCCGGCGACGAACCGTGCCACGCGCCGGGCCGCGTAGTCGCCGCTCCACTCCACGGCCTCGTTGACCAACTGCTCCTTGCCGCCGGGGAAGTAGTGCTGGAGCGAGCCCCGCGGCGCCTGCGCCCGCGCGACGACGTCCCGCATCCCGGCGGCGGCGACGCCACCGCCGCGCATCAACTGGGCGGCGCTGAACACCATCCGCTCCCGCGGTCCCCGCTCGGACCCCATCGCGATCCTCCCCTTCCCGTACCGCCTGCCGACCGTCTGCGCGCGTACTACTATGACAGCCGTCATATCTATGACGGCTGTCATAACCGTGGCCGAGGGGCCGGAGTACGGGGGTGCGCGCGTGGACGTGGGATTCATCGGACTCGGCGTCATGGGACAGCCCATGGCGCTCCGCCTCGCCGACTCGGGCGCCGAGCTGATCGTGTGGAGCCGCCGGGCGGCCCCCTGCGAGCCGTTGCGCGCCGCCGGGGCGCACGTCGCCGCCGACCCCGCCGAGGTCTTCCGGAAGGCGCCCGTCGTGATCCTGATGCTCGCGCACGGCGACGCGATCGACGCCGTCCTCGGCCGGGGCACACCGGACTTCGCCTCGCTCGTCGCCGACCGGACGGTCGTGCACATGGGCACGACGTCGCCCGAGTACTCCCAGGGCCTGGAGGCCGACGTCCGGGCGGCGGGCGGGCGGTACGTGGAGGCCCCCGTGTCCGGCTCCCGCGAGCCCGCCGAGGCGGGACGGCTCGTGGCGATGCTCGCCGGGGAACCGGCGGCGGTGGCGGCGGCGCGCCCGCTCCTCGGTCCCCTGTGCCACGAGGAGTTCGTGTGCGGCCCCGTCCCGAACGCACTGGTGACGAAGCTCGCGGTGAACCTCTTCCTGATCACCACGGTCACCGGGCTCGCCGAGTCCTTCCACTTCGCCGAGCGCCACGGTCTGGACACCCGGCTGTTCCTCGAGGTCCTGGACGCCGGGCCGATGGCGAGCGGCGTCTCGCGGATGAAGGCGCCCAAGCTGCTCGCCCGCGACTTCGGCGTGCAGGCGGCGGCCCGGGACGTCCTGATGAACAACCAGCTCGTCGCGGCCGCCGCCCGCAGGACCGGCGTGGCATCGCCGCTCCTCGACGTCTGTCACGCGTTGTACGCGGACACGGTGGCGCTCGGCCACGGGGAGGCTGACATGGTGGCCGTCCTGCGCGCCGTCGAGGCACGGACCGAACAGGTCAGCGGAGCAGGCTCCCGATCAGCGCCACGCCCTCGCTGATGTCCGTCGGCGTGCTCGCCGCGTAGCCGAGGACGAGGCCCGGCCGCTGGGGTCGCTGCGCGTGCCACGACAGGGGCTGCACCTTCACGCCCCGCTCCAGGGCCGCCGCGGCCAGCTCCGTGTCGGCGTGGTCGTCGGCCCCGCGCGCGAAGGTCACCATCAGGTGCAGCCCCGCGGCGGCGCCGTGCACGACGGCGCCCGGCAGATGCGCCCCGATGGCCTCGATCATGGCGTCGCGGCGGGCGCGGTGCCGCCTGCGCAGGAGACGCAGATGGCGCTCCAGGTCCCCGGACTCCATCAGGTGGGCGAGGACCAGCTGCGGCAGCGCGGCGTTGCCGAGGTCCGCGAAGCGCTTGGCGTCCACGACAGCGGCGTGGAGCGCGCGAGGAGCGAGCAGCCAGCCCACGCGCAGGGCGGGCGCGAGGAGCTTGGAGACGCTGCCCGCGTACGCCACGCGGTCGGGGAGCGTGGACCGCAGGGCGGGGACGGGCGGCCGGTCGTAGCGGTGCTCGGCGTCGTAGTCGTCCTCGATGATCAGCCCGCCGTCGCGGGTCCACTCCGCCAGTTCGCGCCGCCGTACGCCGTCGAGGACCACGCCGGTGGGGAACTGGTGGGCCGGGGTCAGCAGGACGGCCGGGGCGCCGGTGGCCCGCAGGGCGTCCACGCGGATGCCGTCGGCGTCCACGGGCACGGGCGGCGCCTGGAGGCCGGACACGCGCAGGTGCTGACGGAGCCCGAGCGAACAGGGGTCCTCCACCGCGACGCGGGAGATCCCCGTCGCCTGGAGCACGGTGGCGAGCAGGCCGAGCGCCTGGGCGGTGCCCGCGACGACGAGCACCTCGTCCGGGTCCGCGGCGATGCCGCGGTTGCGGGCCAGCCACCGGGCAACGGCGCGGCGCAGGACCGGGGTGCCGCGCGGGTCTCCGTAGCCGAAGTCCGAGGGCACGAGCCCGGCGAGCACGGATCGCTCGGCGCGCAGCCAGGCGGCGCGCGGGAACGCGGCGAGGTCGGGCAGGCCGGGCGACAGGTCGATCCGGGCGGGCGCGGCGCGCAGCGCGTCGAAGACGTCGGTGCCGGGAGGGGCTCTGAACAGCGGGCTGCTTCCTGACGGTACGTCACGCCGCGCTCCGCCGGGCGGCACGGCCGGCGAGGCCAGGGGCGCGGCCACGACCACGGTGCCGCCCCTGCCACGGCCCGCGACGTGCCCGTCCTCCGTCAGCCTGCGGTACGCCTCCGTGATCACGCCGCGGGAGACGCCGAGCTCGGCGGCGAGCACCCGGGTCGCGGGCAGTCTGCTGCCGACCGGCAGCAGGCCGTCGGCGACCGCGCGCCGGACCTGCCGGGCCAGCCAGTCCGCCATGCCGCCCCTCGGGGCCTCGGCGGTGTTGAGCTGGAGGAAGTCGGAAGCGGCGGGCGCCGTGTGTCCGCCGGGCGTTTTGGACCGGTCAGAGGGAGATCCATTGGACCTGTTCACCGATCCATTGTGACGACAGAGTCAAGTCATGGAATTTCTGCTCACCACGCTCGTGATGACCGTGACGCCGGGCGCCGGGGTTCTCTACACCGTCTCGGCGGGTCTCTCGCGCGGCCCGCGCGCCAGCGTCGTCGCGGCCGTCGGCTGCACCCTGGGCATCGTTCCGCACATGCTGGCGGCGATCACGGGCCTCGCCGCGCTCCTTCACACCAGCGCCCTCGCGTTCCAGATCCTCAAGTACCTCGGGGTCGCGTACCTCCTGTACATGGCGTGGAAGACCCTCCGCGACCGGAGCGCGCTCACCGCGGACCAGGGCGACGACGCGCCGCGCTCCTCGGCCCGGGTGATCGGCGACGCCGTGCTGCTCAACCTCCTGAACCCGAAGCTCACCCTGTTCTTCTTCGCGTTCCTGCCGCAGTTCGTGCCCGACGACCATCCGCACGCGGTGCTGCGCTTGCTCGAACTCAGCGGGTACTTCATGCTCCTGACGCTCGTCGTGTTCGCCGCCTACGGGCGGTTCGCGGCGGCGATGCGCGACCACGTCATCGCGCGGCCCGCGGTGGTCACGTGGCTGCGGCGCGTCTTCGCGGGCGCGTTCGCCGCGCTCGGCGTGAAGCTCGCGCTCTTCTGACCTCACCCCCTCCCTCTCCCCGACCGCCCTCACCCGATCGGAAACACCGTGCGCTTCCAGCATTCACCCGCCCTGTGGCGGGACTTCCCGGCCCTGGTCCCCGGCGTGCTCCTCGCCCATGGGCTCACCCCCGCCGTCTCGGTCGACGCGCCGGTCGCCCGGTACGGCGCGGCGGCGGCCGAGCGCCTCGCCGCCGCCCCGGAGAGCCAGTTCCCCGAGGTTCAGGCCTGGCGACGGGCGTTCGCCACGCTCGGGCTCAAGCCCACCCAGTACCGCTGCGCCTCCGAATCCCTGCTGCGGCGCTTCCGCAAGGAGGGCTCGCTGCCGCGCATCCACCCCCTCATCGACCTCTGCAACGCCGTGTCCGTCGCGTACGGCATCCCGGTCGGCGTCTTCGACCTCTCCCGCATCGGCGGAGACCTCGAAGTCCGGTACGCCGACGGGGACGAGGCCTACGAGACGTTCTCCGGCGGCCTTGAGCGGCCCGACGCGGGCGAGGTCGTCTTCGCCGACACCGAGCGCCGGGCCCACGCCCGGCGCTGGACCAACCGCCAGAGCGGCCACTCTGCCGTCCGCGACACCACCACCGACGTCCTGATCATCACGGAGGCCCTGCACGACACCGCCCCTCAGGACGTACGGAAGCTGGTGTCCTCGCTGGCCGACGAGTTGCGCACGGTGTGGTCGGTCGAGCCGACGACGGCGGTGCTGACTCAGGAGGCGCCCGCGTTCACCTGCTGAGCGGTCATCATCAGCGTGCTCGGCCGCACGGTGGCCCGCGCCTCGGGGCGCACGCTCCGACCGGGAACGAGACGCAGGCGCCACATCCGGATCAGCGTGGCGACGGCCGTGGCCATCTCGGTCATCGCGAAGTGGTCGCCGATGCACTTGTGCTTGCCCGCGCCGAAGGGCAGGAAGGCCCCGTCCGGCAGGCCCTCGCGCCAGGCGGTGTCGCGCCACCGGTCGGGGTCGAAGCGCAGCGGGTCCGGGAAGAGGGCGGCGTCCCGGTGCAGCGCGTGCTGGCAGTACGCCAGCTCCGTACCGGCCGGGATCTCCCAGCTGCCGAGGCGGACGGCGCCGAGCGTGCGCCGGGTGACGAGCCACCCCGTGTGGTGCAGGCGCAGAGCCTCGGTGATCACGTCGTGGAGGTAGGTGAGCTTGGGGATGTCCTCGAAGGCGATGGGCCGGTCCCCCAGGACGTCCCCCAGTTCGGCCCGCAGCCGCTCGTCGACCTCGGGGTTGCGGGCGAGTTCGTAGAGCACCCAGGAAAGGACTGAGGCCGTGGTCTCCGTACCGGCCACGGCCAAGGTGAGGACTTCCGAGCAGATCTGATGGCCGCTCATGGGACGGCCGGTCTCCTCGTCCACCGCCCGCAGAAGCAGGGAGAGCATGTCGCCCGTGTCGTGGCCGTCGCCCCGCAGCGAGGCGACGGCCCCGCCGACGATGTTCCGCACCGCCGCTCGGGAGGCGTTGAAGCGCCAGTTGGAGGGCAGCGGCAGTCGCTCCACCCAGTCCGGCAGCATGACGCGCGCGCCGACGCCGTTCATCACGACCGACAGATCGCTTCGCAGCCGCCGGAAGGCCTGCTCGTCGAGGCTGGAGGCGAAGACGGTGGCGGCGAGCATGTCCAGCGCCAGCTTGACCATGGTCTCGCGCACGTCGAGCGTCTGTCCCTGCTGCCAGGACGCGGCCGTGCGGGCGGCTTCCTCACGCATCAGGTCGACGTACCGGGCGATCTCGTCGTGCCGGAAGGCAGGCTGCAGCTGGCGCCGCTTGCGCACGTGGTCGGTGCCCGCGGCGGTCACCACGCTGTCCCCGCCGAGGACTTGGCCCATCTTCTCGAAGAACCGGCCCTTGTCCAGTCCGGAGGCGAGGTCCACCAGCATGGCCCGGATCAGGGCGGGGTCGTTCACGACGACCGTCGGCCGACGCGGCTGGAGGTGAATTCTCACCAACGGCCCGTAGGCGCGCAGGGACGCGACGAAGGACAGGTTGTCGCGCAGCAGGGGTATCGCGTGGCCGAGGAGCGGGAGTGCTCCTCGCGCGGTGGGGATGGGGGGCGCCGCAACGGTCGTCACGTGAACTCAGTGCTCCTGGGGGCGGTAGGGACAGCTCCGCTTAACGCTTCCCATGGGACCGGAGTGGCAACCCGTCACCTGTTGTGCACACAGCGAGAGTTGGCCAGATCACAGCATAGATCGTTTCCGGGCCGGGCAGCCTGGCAGCGCAGCTCGATCCATGGGCATGCCATGCGTCCGCTCGTGGGGCGCCGGGGGGAGCCGTACGAGCACACCCCTAGGAGTTCGGAAATGCCGCAGGACGTCCGGTTCGACATCCCCTTCACCACCCCCGTCAGTGAACATCTCGCCTATGCCGAGGACCGGCATCTGCGCTGGGTGCGGGACATGGAGCTCGTACGCAGCCAGGAAGGCTTCGACGAGTACGTGACCTGGGACCTGCCCCAGGCCGCGATACGCACCTATCCGTACGCCTCGGCCGAGGACATGGTCGTGCTCATGAACTGGTTCTCACTGGCCTTCCTCTTCGACGACCAGTTCGACACCGGCAAGCCAGGGCGCGCCGACCGCATCGCGGAGGTCGCCCGGGAGCTCGTCGTCACCACATTGCGCCCGGCGGGCAGCCTCCCCCGGGTCGTCTGCCCCATCACCCGGGCGTGGGCGCAGGTGTGGGAGCACCTTTCTGACGGCATGTCGCTTCCCTGGCGCACGCGGTTCTCCGCGTCCTGGGGAAGATTCCTGGTCGCGCACTCCGAGGAGATCGACGTCGCCGCCCGGGGCGTGGTCCTCGGCCTCGATGAGTACACGGCGTTCCGTCGCCGCACCGTGGGCATCCACCACAGCATCGACGCGGGCGAGCGCAGCCGCCGCTTCGAAGTGCCCGTACAGGCACAGGCACACCCGGTGATGATCCGGCTGCGGGACGCGGCAGCGGACACCATCGGGTTCATGAACGACATCCACTCCTTCGAGCGCGAGGCTCGGCGCGGCGACGGCCACAACCTGATCACCGTCCTCCAGCGGGCCCATGGGTGCAGCCGCGAGGACGCGACAGCCGAGGCGATCCGGCGGACCCAGGACCGTCTCACGGACTACATGCGCCTGGAGTCGCACGTGCCGCAGATGTGCGACGAGCTCCGCCTCGGCGACGGCGAGCGCGCCCGCGTGCAGATGGGAGTGGACGCCATCCGGCACTGGATCAGCGGCAACTACCAGTGGGCGCTCACCTCGGGCCGCTACACGGCGGACAAGGTCAGCCCTGCGGCGGTCGCCGAGAAGCGGGGCTACGGTTCGCTGGACGACCTGTTGTCCGCCTGACACTCACGACGCCTGCGGCTGCCGACTCCTCACCTCGGTGGTGGGGGGTCATCGGTTCTCACGGATGGTGCGGGGTGAACTCCACCGGCAGCCGGTCCAGGCGTATCTCCCAGCTGGAGGCCGTGGCCGTCAGCTCTTCGGGGGTGACGGCCAGGCGCAGGCCGTGCAGACGGTGCAACAGGACGTCGACGGCCGTCTCGATGATGGCTTGGCCCACCCCCTGGCCGGGGCACTCGTGCGAGCCTCCGCTGAAGGCGAGGTGTGCTTTGTTGCCGTGCAGCGCCGCCGTGGCGTCCGGCCGGACACCGGGGTCGCGGTTGCCGGCGGCCAGACCCAGGACCAGCAGGTCGCCCGCCTTCACCTGGTGCCCGCCGAGCTCCACGTCCGCCGTGGCGAACCGGCCCGGCAGGACGGCGAGCGGCGGCTTGTTCCACATGACCTCTTCCACCACCGCTGAGATGTTCAACTGCCCGCTGACGAGGCCCGCCAGGTGCGAGGGGTGGGTGAGCACCAGCTGGAGAACCCGGGCCAGCAGGTTGCTGGTGGTGGTGTGCGCGGCGATCAGGACGAGACGCAGATGGCTGAGCACCTCGCTGTCGTCGAGATCCGCAGGGTGCTCCAGGAGACCGGTGGTGAAGTCCGCGCCCGGCTCGTCGCGCTTGCGCTCGGCGAGCTCGCCGAGGATCTTCATGATGCGGTCGTTGTGCGCGAGAGCCTCCTCGCCGCCCTTGATGACCTGAGCACAGGAGACCGCCAGTTGCCGCCCTTCGCTCTCCGCGAGGCCGAACACCCGGGTCAGGACGAGCATCGGCAGGTACTCGGCGTACTGACTCACGAGGTCGGCGTGGCCGTCGGACGCGAACGCGTCGATCTGCTTGGTGGCGAAGTGCGTGACATGGCGGCGGATGCCGCGGCCCGCGACGGCCTGGATGCTGTCGGTGACAGCGGCACGCAGCCGCCGGTGCGGCTCGCCCTCCTGGGAGACGCAGTCGGGACGCCAGCCCACCATCTGAATCAGCGGTGACGTCTCCTCGACGCGGCCCTCCTTCCAGTTCCGCCAGATGCGTGAATCGCGGGTGAACTGCCGCGGGTTCTCCAGGACCCGGCGGTTCTCGCGGTAGCCAAGCACCAGCCAGGCGGGCACGTCGCCTTCGAGCAGGACGGGCGCCAACGCGCCGTACCGCTCGCGCAGACGGGCGTAGATGGCGTACGGATCGCTCGCCGCACCCTCGCCGTACAGGCGCGTCACGCTGTCGGGTCCGCCGTGTGCGACGGGGCAGCCGGAGGCGGCCGCTTCCGTGGCGGGGGCGTCGGGCGGGTTCGGGGCGTTCATCGGGGCTCCACGGCGGCGGCCGAGCGTTCCTTGAGGTGGCGGATCAGGGCGATGAGGACGTCGCGGCTGGACGCGCGGTCGCGGGCGTCGCAGGTGATGACCGGGGTGTGCGCGGGGATGTCGAGCGCTTCCCTCACCTCGTCGACGGGGTGTTCCGTGGAGTCGGGGAAGACGTTGAGGGCGATGACGAACGGCACGTTCTGCCGCTCCATCTCCTCGATGGCCCGGAAGCTGGACGCGAGCCGGCGCGTGTCGACCAGGACCACCGCTCCCAGGGCGCCCTTGAACAGGCCGTTCCACAGGAACCAGAACCGCTCCTGGCCCGGCGTGCCGAAGAGGTAGAGGACCAGCCGGTCGTTGAGGCCGATGCGGCCGAAGTCGAGGCTGACCGTGGTCTCTTGCTTGTCCGCGACGCCGATGAGGTGGTCGACGCCGGCGCTGGCCTGGGTGAGGGTCTCCTCGGTGGTGAGCGGTCTGATGTCGCTCACGGAGCGCACCATCGTGGTCTTGCCGGTGCCGAAGCCTCCGGCGATCATCACTTTGACCGAGCGGGTGCCCGCGGGCAGCGTGGCATCGGCCGCCGCCTCGTACGGACGGTCAAAGCCTTTCGAGTCCACTGAGTACCTCCTCGAGGAGCGCGATGTCCGGCCCGCGGCCGGACGCGGAAGAAACCGGGATGGGGTCACGGGCCTCCACCCGGCCCGCCTCCAGCAGGTCGGTCACCAGCACCGCGAGGATGTTGAACGGCAGCCCGAGGTGGGCGCCCAGCTCGGCCACCGACAGCGGGTCGCGGCACCGGCGCACGATCTCCTCGTGCTCGGCCTGCGAGCCGGGCGCGGGCGCGGTGCGCGAGTCGGTCCGGGAAACGATGAGCGTCGCCACGTCGAGCCCTGCCGCCGGTCCACCCGGTCCGCTGCGGCCGCCGGTGAGGACGTAGTAGCGCTCGAGACCGGACGGGTCCGTGGGCCGGTGGGGACGGCTCATCCAGGCTGCTCCTCCCGGCGCGGCGTCGTGCCGAGGAGCTCTCCCATCCGGCGGGACAGGTCCCGCATCTGGTGGCCGAGCAGCCCTTGGTCGAGCCCCTCCTTGGCGAGCACCCCGAGATACGTCTCCACCCCGGCGCGGACCACGAAGAGGTGTCCGCCGTCCACCTCGATCATGGCGAGGCGCAGCTGGCCCCCGTACTTGGGGAACTGTTCGGCCACGGGCTGGGCGAGGGCCTGGAGCCCGGCGACCACCGCGGCGAAGCGGTCGACGTCGTCGGGGTCCTCGGCCCCGTAGGAGGTGATGGCCTTGCCGTCGCTGGACGCCACCAGGGCGAAGCGGATCTCCTGGATGCTCTCCGTCAGGTCGCGCAGGGCCCAGCTCACATCGGTCTCGTGCTGCGTCATGCGGCTAGTCCCTCTCATCCGTGCGGTCGGTGCCGCGGGGCTCATCGGTCTCGCGCCCCGCGGTCGCGAAGGCCGCGAGGCCGGTGAAGGACGCGTCCGGCGGTACGGCGGGCCGCGTGGGGACCGTCTCCCCGGCCGGGGGCGCGGCGGCCGCGGCGGCTCCTGCCGTCTCGGCTTCCCGGGGGCCGCGCGCGCCGCTCCGGCGCCGCTTGGGCAGTCCGCCCGCCGTGGTATCCGGATCAGGCGCGGTGGTAGCGCGCCCTTCCGGCGGCGCGGACGTGTCCTGCGCCGCGGGCACGGCGGCGGCCGGGCGCGGCTCGGTGACGGGCGCGGTCGGCAGGGCGCTGAAGTACTTGTGCGGGACGACCACGACGACGGAGGTGCCGAGCCACGGGGAGTCCGCGAAGGTCACGCGGATGCCGTACTTGCGGCTGAGGGTGCCCACGACCCGCAGGCCGAGGTGGGCGTCCTCGGACAGGCCGCCGAGGCCGGGGCCCGCGGCGACGCCGTCGAGCGAGGCGAGCGCCTGCTGCTTCTTCTCGTCGCTCAGGCCCTTGCCCGCGTCCTGGATCTCGATGCCCACTCCGTTGGGCACCTCCTTGCCGGTGACGATCACCGGCTCGGTGGGCGGCGAGTAGCGGGCCGCGTTGTCCAGAAGGTGGGCGCAGATCAGCGTGAGGTGGTCCACCAGGCCCCCGTCGACGCCGAGTTCGGGAAGCTGGCGCACCTGGACGCGGTCGTAGTCCTTGATGCGGCCGATGCCCCCGCGCACCACGCTGAGCAGGCGCTGCGGCTCCTGCCACTGGCGTCCTGGCCGGTCGGAACCGCCGAGGACGCCGATGCTCGCGGCGAGGCAGTCGGCGGGGCCGATCGCCTGGTCGAGCTCCATGAGGCCCTGGGCGACGGCGGGCAGCCGACCGTGCTCGCCCTGCATCTCGTGCAGCCGGCCGCGGATCTTGCCGGTGAGGACGTGCAGGCGGCTGCCGATGCTGATGACGGCCTGCTCGGCGG is a window from the Streptomyces spectabilis genome containing:
- a CDS encoding DUF742 domain-containing protein; the protein is MSRPHRPTDPSGLERYYVLTGGRSGPGGPAAGLDVATLIVSRTDSRTAPAPGSQAEHEEIVRRCRDPLSVAELGAHLGLPFNILAVLVTDLLEAGRVEARDPIPVSSASGRGPDIALLEEVLSGLERL
- a CDS encoding roadblock/LC7 domain-containing protein, with the translated sequence MTQHETDVSWALRDLTESIQEIRFALVASSDGKAITSYGAEDPDDVDRFAAVVAGLQALAQPVAEQFPKYGGQLRLAMIEVDGGHLFVVRAGVETYLGVLAKEGLDQGLLGHQMRDLSRRMGELLGTTPRREEQPG
- a CDS encoding sensor histidine kinase, with translation MELATPPPAEARGSKGLYAWWLLPFGTGAGTVAAAAAASDPARLPAALVGAGVTVTASLCVRLLLRSRAELGRATAEVHTARIEQAEQWQRHAAAMEQRHAAERTVLEARLADEVKAWQWRLNRQQELVAKLGDDFLPTALSGLRAGEAIDDVLPSLAQETDVSPEFRKELRKVLRTGLIAVEEELNRSTSAEQAVISIGSRLHVLTGKIRGRLHEMQGEHGRLPAVAQGLMELDQAIGPADCLAASIGVLGGSDRPGRQWQEPQRLLSVVRGGIGRIKDYDRVQVRQLPELGVDGGLVDHLTLICAHLLDNAARYSPPTEPVIVTGKEVPNGVGIEIQDAGKGLSDEKKQQALASLDGVAAGPGLGGLSEDAHLGLRVVGTLSRKYGIRVTFADSPWLGTSVVVVVPHKYFSALPTAPVTEPRPAAAVPAAQDTSAPPEGRATTAPDPDTTAGGLPKRRRSGARGPREAETAGAAAAAAPPAGETVPTRPAVPPDASFTGLAAFATAGRETDEPRGTDRTDERD